The genomic stretch AGGGTTTTTATATTGACTCTTAAATGTTTGACCTGAAAGTGCAGGTGCTAGGATGTTTCTGTGAGCATGCTTTGCAGCATCTTGAGGCTTCTGCTGACCTGCTTTTAAAGACTGGTCAACAttttttcctaacttcaggtcatTTTTAGTAGAGGGAGCTCTGGCATCCCTCTTAATACATGGCTCACTATGGGtacaattatttttctctctccagagttGTATAAGAAAATACCATGCTATAATATTagtgatggagagaaaaaaaattacaattgctaGAGCTATTATTACTTTACCAAAATAAGGCTCAAAATTGGTCAAAATGTCCCCAGTAATATTAACCATGGGTTCAATGGGTAAAATAGACATTATGCGGTCCCAGAACAACCCAATGAAAAAAGGTAAGAGGTGAAACAAATATTCAGTCATGGTTCAGTATAGATGCTGAGGCTTTTCTCTGCTAGAggctttcaaaaaattaaataggaagcagttgggtgaaaaaaaaatttttcctagtggccctttaatttttattattattattatttaaagattTACCAGGTTAGTAGGTTAGAAACTCCTACCTGGCTCGCCATTAAATATTGtacaaaattaattattcataactataactaacctggaaaaattatatataattggatttatgaaaattatgatatgaaaaatgatacatttagaaaaattataattgggccgtaagtcccttcgtggtcgccattcaaatgtagaaatatttttaatgactaacttaatttggggggctaatctgactggaggactaatctggggacttgtgactatttggctatctgacttcgttaatttaatgtgggccgtttataaagttccaccaccctgctcccaaactgatagactaaagattaagaagcctcttaaccaaataatcaaagcagagtttatttatgagatactatttcaaattaggaacacagggaaataaagtgtacaacctgactgctttcctgtggtctctttccactgcgtctcttgcGTCTCTATGGTCTCTTTCACACCTGCtgctctttgaacttcttgaatacaataagggccttagccgcctctggcctcagggcacgttacactttccctggtttgtattaaggcctgtaaccttgtcagacccggctctccttttctgaaccgaactctcctccgtccttgtccgggctcccctctagtcagcccctctcctagTCCTTCCTCGAGTCTCCTTCCTCTAGTCCATCTCCTCCATCcgtctccttcctttttctctagtCAGCCGTTCTCCTCCTAGTCCATCTCTCAAGTCTCCTTCCTCTAGTCCCTCTCCttctagtctccttccttctctttttctagctcactcccaggtctatatataccttttcttctctccactcaaatctcggggctcccttcgcccccacagaccaagctaatccgccagccagggctgcggctggggggggcggtgcgctccaagtttcacgtgcctcagcacaggctatccttcagatagctccgctcaggtcggagggggCTGGGGGCAttattttccccccagctgtctgacctggcgtcttgtatagcccacggggctttttccgctcagctgaagctgaggaggagggggagggaccctgagggcctaaggctttctaatctcagcctaaaggtagggtccccaaatcaaaataaatttccacagaacaAAGAATCtatccatactctgttgcatctcagcctcaaaaGCTGTCTTGAAtgtacaatcatctgcaaacaaaaaatcatgcatcaactctccctccacttttgtCTTGGCTTGTACCCTTTTCAAGGtgaataatttaccatcagtgctaTAGATGACCTTGATGCCATGTTTGTCCTCCTTGAAGGTATCTGACAACATTACTAATTGGGTGATAGTGCTGATAAGAATGAATGaccaaggggaagctaggtggcgcactggatagagcaccagccctggagtcaggaggacctgagttcaaatctggcctcagacacttgacacttactagctgtgtgaccctgggcaagtcacttaaccccaattgcctcagcaaaaaaaaaaatatatatatatatgtgtgtgtgtgtgtatatatatatatatatatatatatatatatatatatatatatatatatatatgtattgctCCATAACAGAGTGAATATGGTTTTCAGGCCCTCCCATCCAGCCTGTCCCATTATGCATCCTTGCAACTTAGGTAAACCAGTTGGGTATGCTAGACACAGAATGGAAAAGATAAGTATTATTTGATTAACATAGCTCAATTATTTTAATACTCTCCTTTTGTTCAAAATCAATAGGAAGGAAGCTCCTTTAAgacagagactgttttgtttctttctttctatccctaattcctagcacatagtaggcacttaataaatacttgttaaattgaatttaattttatctCCATGTGCTGTATTTCCAAGCCAATGACTTGGCAGCATTCCGTGTGCCTCAGTCCATGATGGGGACAGTTTACCATTGTTTACTTTTAGTGTTCTGATCACATCATCCTTCCTGAACTCTTACCTGATTTCGGTTGGGTAGAGCTCTTGTGTATAGAGGTAGAGACAGGAAATGGCCCCTCCCAGGCCACCTTTCCCAATTATGCTGAGTATCAtccaaaaaaaagacatatctGAGGACAAACAATGAGGAAATCAGGAGTTTATTCAAGCTTAGCAGGAGGCTCTACTCCCCAAGAAGgatagaaaggaggaaaaaaggaggggaggaggaaagaaagaaggaaggaagggagggagggagggagggaagaagggaaagggggaaggaaggatagaatgaTTGAAGAGATAGAGGGAGAATAGAGGGAAGtatggaaggaagaagagaaggaaagaaggaaataagcatttatcaactgCCTGCTACATGCTAGGaaatgtgctaagtgttttataaatatctcatttgacatacaaatatctcatatcttcacaacaactctcacAAATAGAAGCAAGTGtgattattgtctccattttataattgaggaaactaaggcagacagaggttaagtgagttgcccacaggcacacaactagtaagtgactggggctagattttaattcaggtattcttgactacgggtccagcactctatacactatgccatcTGGATTTGTCAGGCCCGTATTTGGATTTCCATTCATTTGCATTCCTCTTCAGAACAGGGAATTTCTCAAACTATGAAAAGTTGCTGGGAATATTCTCTATTTATTATTGACTCTCTGGGGATTTTTTAGGCTCTGTTCTATTTAGAAAGCAGGGTTTCACTTGCATCCCTCAGTAGTCACTGTACATGCAGTTAATGGGCCAATTGTCTTCCTGAAGCCTTCTCCAAAGGATTGCCCCTCCACATCCCCAGTTCCTCACCATGGTGGATTTAACCCAGCATCTTCCCATGCCTAGGGTGTTTTGTCTGATGGTGTGTATGTAGAGACATATCTCCCAATTGGTAGAGAAAATACTAAGCACCCCTTATTTCATCTTTGCAATCCCAATATgtctcatatgtatttaataaatattagatTATTTTCATCAAAGTTTTCTCACCTTGAGGCACAAATATGCTAATGATGATCATGGTTCCAGGAAGAAGTGTTAAGAAAATTAAGGTGATACGGCGTCCCAGATAAGACATGCTAATGGACGCCAGCAGTTTTCCTGGAAAATCTACAAGTGCAAATATCGTTTGGATCCAGTAAATGCTGAACCCAAATTTCTGCAAGTCCAAACCCAGTCCATAAAAGGAGAAGCCACAAGCAAACCTGGAAGTAGAAACATTTATTATAGACTAAACTGTGGTGTAtactttaatttttcctttcaacCCAATGAAATGACTCTGTAGCCATGAAATGGGACTTGTCTTGTTCCAGGACTAAGTTAAATGATAATCCCAGAATCTCAAGCAATTCATATTTCCCACATTGTCAAAGTTCTAAACCCTAATCTTTAGGTTCTTAGAACCTAAACTGTAGAGTGACTACTTCTGACTCTGTAAATTTGTTGGATATTCTAGGTGAAAACAGATGGCTAAAAACAAGAATCACTCACCACTCAAGCATGATACAGAATGTAGTCATGCGTATTCCTGGGGTCCGAACAAGGTCTGTGAGAAAAGGGGAAGTTTTCACAACTGCAAGGTCCTCTTGAATGTAAGACATCACCACCTTGCCGGGGAGGAGGGCAGAAGAAGGAGATACTTTCTTAAATCGTGAGGTTTTGAAATCATAAGATAAGGGATAGGGGGGATCACTTGTCTAATACCAGCTTTCCTGACAGAGATATTGTCATCATAAGAAGCTATGGTAACATTGAAAATGTCAAGCCCCACCTACAAACATCTGGCAAACTCAAGCAATGCCCTCCCCATGCTGTCAACCCACCCTAAGATTCATCCATCCCATAATGTCATTACAGGCACCATGGAAAAATAGGATCTCAGATCCAGAAATTGAAGTCTCCTCTAAGACATTCCAGTCCAAATACTTCAtttttacagtgaaggaaactagattaagtgacttgctcaatgtcacagaGGTAACAGAAAGTAGCAGAAGAAGTTGATTCTAGGCCCTCTgaccagggttctttccactagcCCATGCTGTGGGCTATACCTCTACTTATCCCCTTCCTCTAGTGAGTCCACCACCATAGTTCCAATGAACACTATTCAAGGACTATCGTCTCTACACTTTGAAAACAGCAACCCTTGCTTCCTATTATAGCCTATGGCTAGGAGGAAAGTTTGAACTATCCCGTGGAAATATTTCCAGTTTTCCACTCTATCTATTTGATATCTATTAAGATAAGTCAGAGAGTAACTTTGTGGTTCTTGCACACCTATGGCCAGCTCTCTACCCCTTTacacaatttgtttggccatcAACCAATCAATGGGCGTCTACTTTTTTTCTGATATAAATTCCGTATAATAGATTTTACCAAAGATGTCTACTGcaaaaaaatttccccaattaACTGCTTCTTCTTTATATAtagctgcattaattttgtttatgcaaaaactttccAATTTTACATAATTTAAGTGATTCATTTTACCTTATGTATTCACATCTCTCCATTGTTGAATTATAAAAATGTCCCCTAAAAGATtccaatattaaacatattatcttaagaagtcaaagacagaaagaaatgttccttatacaccaaaatattcatacaAATACCTTTTGTTGTAgaagaaaactagaaacaaagtagatgcccattggcCAGTTggtgactgaacaaattatggaatatgaagaatacagataATGTTTGCAATAGAATATTCACTAGTTTGATCCTTAACTCTTTTTGTATATCTGATTTAAGATTGTAAACCATCTTCAACCCTTTTTGGAAATAGTTGGGGTGGAAATCCTAAATGACAACTCCCCtgggagaggattctgggaaaatGATGGAGTAGTTCAGAAAACTTGGCTCTCCAAATTTCAtccacacaaaaaaacaacagactATTGCCTCAGAGTGAATGATGTAGAGCAGGAGAAATAAACTAAAGTTGGGGTAAAGAAGACCTCAGTAAAGACTCCCCATTTCCAGGCCAACTCTGTGGAATCTACAAACAACAAACCCTGGGAGCAGCTGAGTTGAGAGGCAGCTTCAGCCTCAGGAGCTTTCAACTCATGGACTGTGTGGGGGTCAGAAGGCTAAGTAGGAGAAGCTTGAAGCACCTTCCACTATCAAGGGACACTGAGCAGAGGCATCCCAGGCTGTGATTGTGGGGCAGAAGAAGCTAGCATATGCCTGGTGAGTGCAGTAACAGAGGGGTGGGGACCCTACTGGCAGTGAGCACTTGCAAGAGAGCAGAGTCCCTGGTTTCAGTGCCAGGGCAGAGAAGACAGCTGTAGTTTTCAGTCACCTTAGGGACTGAAGGGAGAAAGAGCATTTGTGGGACAGTGTGACTAGGGGTTTTAGCTGTGGCttaggagtggagaggagagccTAAAGTTAGGCCCAGGACAGACCTCAGAAAATAACAGCAAGAATTACCTGAAGCCTAAGGCATCATTCCCCACACCTTGGGACTAGAACTTAATTATACTAAtggcagaaataaataaataaataaatgaacagataaataaataaataaatagacagagcaagggaggggatagtcagaagtaaaacttttttttttttttttggtgaggcaattggggttaagtgactcgcccagggtcacacagctagtaagtgttaagtgtttgaggccggatttgaactcaggtcctcctgaatccagagccagtgttctatccactgtgccacccagctgccctgtaaaacacttttgaggaggaataggtaaaaagaagagagagtaaatgtcatgggaagggagtgggatggagggaaatagttatgatgattgattataatggcaaaacatatggtacctactttgctgggcttttatgaagaaaattctctgtcaagcttaaggtactatatacaggttataatgaacaggatactatcagaaaaacctggaaagacctacatgaactgaagcagagtgaaatgtactatatacaaaataacagcaatagtgggggatgatctgctgggaagcatgtggttattttcagcaaggcaatgatccaatataaccctgaaggacttatgaagattgcagcccatctgcagagaaagaactgatagtatctgaaaacagatagaaacacatttaaaatatttttttcttttcctctgacaattccttaatctgaagttttgggggttttgacttttttctctcacaactagctaatatgggaatttttccatgactactcatgtataacttattttgaattgctggAGTTCTcatgggtgggggttgggaatggaggggggaagagaaattggaacacaaagtttacaaaaattgatgttaaaattttgtttttacatatattttggaaaataaaattctattttaaaaaatgaagaaaaaatcttctaaattcagaaagaaataagagggcaAGCAATAGGACAGGGAAAAACACTTAATGGGGTGGGTAGGTTAAGGAATAAGAGGGCAAGATAGCAAGTAGAAGTAGAGGagtgaggagagatagggtaaaTAGAGTTAgaaggatagtgaggaaaaataggaaggaggaaaaaacacaagtaagtatagcttagaatgtgaatacaataaatttacccataaaatggaaatgaatagcagagtaacaatttgaattcaacaatatgttgctttcaggaaacaataaaaatgagagatacaaagataaaataaagagcaggagtagaatttattatgtaaaaacaaacaaaacaaaaaacaggggtagtaaccatgatctcagacaaaggtaaagctaaaagagaaaaatacagaaagttcACTGTGtatcagcaatattattcaatattgttttaggcAACCTGAGAATATGCCTGCCAAAAATGGAgtcaagaactatatgaactctCTATACAAATAAGGTCACATCTAAAAAAATCAGAGTAATAtctattgttcatgggtaggtaaagtcgatataattttaaagatgacaataccatttcaattaaattaccaaaaaaaattatcttactgagttagaaaaaataacagcaaagatcatttggaagaacaaagaaacaaggggggaagggaagttgTAAAGGAAGGAGATTGAGCGGAATCAgactttaaactatattatagCGGAAATGGCGGCGGCTGCGCCTGCGGCTCGGCTTCTTGCCTTATCCAGGCATGCTCTCGCATCTCCTTCTGTGGGTAGGTCATTGTCCAGACGGTTCTACCGAGGGGACAGCCCAGCAGATTCTCAGAAGGATATGCTTGAAATCCCCTTGCCTCCATGGGAAGAACGAACAGATGAACCGATTGAAACCAAGAGGGCTCGCCTGCTTTATGAGAGCAGGAAGAGAGGCATGCTGGAGAACTGCATCCTGCTCAGGTAGGGAAGCGGGAGCTCTTGGGCTGCTTCTCTGGCCAGAGGTGCAGGGACCTGTCCTTGATGGCCGGGACTGCTCAGCCCTTCAGCCCACGCAGCCCTCTGCAGTCCCttcattcctcttttcctttagCCTCTTTGCCAAGGAGAATCTGCACCACATGACAGAGCGGCAGCTGAACCTCTATGACCGGCTGATCAACGAACCCAGTAACGACTGGGATATCTTCTACTGGGCTACAGACGCAAAGCCAGCACCGGAGATCTTTGAGAATGATGTCCTGGTGATGCTGAGAGACTTTGCCAAGAACAAGAATAAAGAGCAAAGGTTGCGGGCCCCGGATCTTGAGTACCTCTTTGAGAAACCAACCTGAACTTTATTTCGGCTTGGCCTGGCCTGGCCTACCCCGCCCTGCCCCAAGGGCAGGAGCCTGAAGGGACAAAGAATGAAATCCTGACCTGTTGATCTGGGTTGTAGAAGGTGCCATTGCTCAGAGCATGTCACCCACTCCTGCATCCCTTCTCATAAAAGAACTCCTTGCGTCTCAGCTTGCACAGCCTCATTGCTAGTTTCTCTCCTCATCCGCTTGGTCTGGCCCTCCTCTCTAGACCCCAGAATACAACCCAGAAGCTCATTCTAATGGGAGGTGAAGCAGACTCATCGTGTTGGCCCATGGGGAGCCCAGAGCCCAGGGGATTCATGTCCAGCCCTAGTCTTGGTTTAAGCACATTCTTGAGTTCGACTTCCAAGAAGTTAGAATAATtctgcttccaaaaaaaaaacaaaactatattataaggtgagagcattgttaaagtataaaatggataattttgatcatttaaattaaatttttcttatataaataaaactaacatagccaagaatagaaggaatgcagacaATTGGGTAACATTTTCACAGACAATCTCTCATATAGGATGTGATTGGGTGGGAATATTGTGGTGGTGTAGGAAGTGATGAGCTGGTTGGTCTAGAAAACCATGGAAAGATTTGGACTTGTGAAGGAAGAtattatccaccttcagagaaacagatgacaggtggaaataagcatagtatggtctaacatatatgtgtatgaggaTGTGCGTGTATATGTGCGTGTTTatagatatttatgtatatgtgtacatatgtgtatatgtatgtatattgtgtgtgtgtatatccatgtttaattgtagccttcttgggggaggcagagaataaagtaaaaagtgcacagcagagaacaaaagaaaagtgaaaaggaagcaaagaagagcTGCATAGCTTGGGAAAcaatgtgtaggggcagctaggtggcgcagtggatagagcacaggccctggattcaggagtacctgagttcaaatctggcctcagacacttaacacttactagctgtgtgaccctgggcaagtcacttaacccccattgccctgcaaaaaacttaaaaacaaaaaacaaaaacaaacaaaacaaaaaaaccaatgtgtagtatttgttataaaggttttcttgaaatggaaatttagtgttttatatttaattctctcCTAGGTTCTTCTGTGTACAtggcaatgttcttttttttttcttttcttattttgtacttaaaattaaaatgaataaaaattttaaaaagaagaaaacagaatgtaAAAACCAACTCCCCAAAGACTATATGATCGTGGGAATAAGATTAGGGGTGCAGTGAAGATTGCCCTTAGTCTTACTTCTGGATTAAGTGTTCTCCCCTGCTCCTTCTTCCCATTTATCCGAGCCACCCTCTGAAGAGTCTTCACAGCCACATGAAGTTTGTTATGGATGATTAGCCAGCAAGCAGATTCTTGGAGAACCCTGATACAGAAACGAGAGAAAGGAAAAGCCCTGAGGATGGGACCCAAATAAAGCAAGACAGCCCTGTCCCTAAATCAGCTAGAGATGGTTAATCAGTTGTcctccttcattctcgaagaggaccaaagtgacatcaccatgttagagtcaagttacagtgggTTCAACTGTGGGtcatcagaccaatatgagctcagaatgttctaccacaggtcaAGTACAGACTATGAGCTAGAATgactgcatgagctgatgcaaagtgaaatgtactgtatagaaaataacagcaatattgtgagatgatctgctgtgaatgacttggttattttcagcaatgcaatgatccaagacaactctgaaggtttatgaaaaatgcagtccatctacatagagagaactgatggtatctgaatacaaattgaagcacaattttttttctgttagttcctttatctgaagttttgtttttgtctgttttctttcacaacctggctaatgtggaaatgtttttcatgactgcttatgtatagcttatattgaattgcttgagttctgggtgggtggggggattggggaggaagggagaaagagaatttggaacgcaaaaatttgggggaggagtcaagatggtggaggaaaggcagtaagctcttggaatTCACaatacaatcactccaaaaaacttccAACTAATGCCATATGACAATTTCTGAAGCAGcagaacacaaaggtttttttttaattgatgtcaaaatttgtattttacatgtaattttggaaaatataattctaaatgtaaaaaaaaaaaagttgataccAACagtgagctttgaaagaaactaagaGCTCTAAGAGTCAGACTCCCAAGATTGTCCTGGAACTATAGCAGCTCAATGTTCCCAAGAGCCCAGGGCTTAAGGTTAACGACCCTTTAGAGTCCTCCTAAGAATCACATGGTGtacaaaaaagtttattaaagGCAATGGTGGAGAAATAAATCAATGGGAGTATTGACTGGGCCTGATCTGGGACacattaaatattcattgattcttAACTATGTATGAAACCCATTTGGACCTGACCAAGCAATCCTGTGGAGCTCTCATGGCCTCTGAGGCAGGACCAGCCCTCTTGGGGCCTGATGCCAGCATCCCATATTACAAAGCAGAAACTTCTCTATACAGCACAGAGTGAGCAAGGAGAAGGGTTTAGGACTGCAGAGCAGCTTTGCAAAGCAGCCTTTCTCATTGCCACAAACCCCTACTTGGCAGCCTCTATCCCTTTACCCCTAGGCTTTTAACCAATTGTCTCTCTGTCCTGCTTACATACAGGCTATAAAGAAGAATGATCCCAAATGGGACTGAAGTGGAAAATTGCAACCAGTTCCATTCTCGGACCAGGTAGGCCCACCCAGACAGCACCATCTGTCCAACAGAGAAGGCATAGCTATTACAAGTGTGCACCATCATCCGCGTCTTGAGAGGTGTCCACTCCAAggctaaaggaaaagaaaaaaaaatgagactgtGAGGAATGTGGAAAGAATGAAGCAGTAAAATTAACAAGAATCCCGCCCAAATTAGATGTCAGCCAATGGTTTAACAAGAAACATTTCCATTTCAATAGAGTGACTTCCTTTGCCAAAACTTGCCGGTTCCTTGCCTGACCAGGCTCACAACACTCATTCAGGTTTGCTCCGCTCCAGGATTTTGACTTCCTATATAAGTACTCACTTAGGCAGAGGCAGGTGAGAGTGATTCCTGCTAAAGAGGCTCCATTGAGGAAAATCAATGTGGCATAAGCAGCAAAGGTGGGTGCAAAGGCTGCAAAGATACCAACAGTGGTGGCCATCAGAGAGGACCACAACAGCATCGTCCTTCGACCAAACCtaaccacaaagaaaaaaacttgtTATCACTGACAAAGCTTTTGCTGCTTCTTACCCACCCATCCCCTGCTTTCCCCTGCTTTGTTTTTACTCTTGGGCTACTGTCTCCACTCAGTCCTGCCCCATTTAGAAATTGATTCATCTCTCTCTTTGGTAAAGAAAACACTAAGAATAAGgctgtctccttccttttccctaatCGGGAATGCATCATGTGGGAGGTTTTCAGAAACCAGAGCTGGTAAATACCACTGCTAACATCCTAGCCATCAATAGCCCCTACCCAAAAGTACCTCTATTATTTATGACTGACAAGTCACCATTTGAGATTCAGTCCTTTTGTCCCTTGCTATAAGGCAAATATATTAGGGAAAAGTTGATATAAAAGGCTTTTTTCAGACCTTATTGAAAATTAATGTGTATCAATTGATGCATCAAATgcaaatgatggggcagctagatggagcaatggataaagcactggccctggattcaggaggacttgagttcaaatccagcctcaaacacttgacactagctatgtgaccctgggcaagtcacttaacccccattgccccgccccccaaaaaatgtaaatgatgaTCAATTGAGAACAGATTAATTGGATTGAATCTTTTAGACTAGGAAATATTAACATCTTGAtagagtttgtgttttgctctccCTCAAAGATTTCTTTCAGTCTTTTTGGCAAGCTCTTAAATTAGCTCATTTCTGGGGTATTTAAGTCAGTTTACCTTCCAGGAAATGAGAAGATTAAGATTAATCCTAtatcatttacttatttttttgtttgttttttgttttgtttttgcaggacaatgagggttaagtgacttgcccagggtcacacagctagttaagtgtctgaggctggatttgaattcaggtcctcctgaatccaaggccagtgctttatccactacaccacctagctgccccatcatttacTTATTGATCCTGTTTACAATCAATTGCTTTTGTCCTGTAACTACTTAAGTAATAGTTGTCTCTGAATTTAGTTAAAACTTCAACTGGCctgtaatgagttaagtttaaaaatccaagtcttcttgcctcaaggaatttcACTGACCTTGGGGAATGTGTGTGAAAACAAGGGAGTCAAACCtaatatcttttttgtgtgtggggggcagtgggggttaagtgacttgcccagggtcacacagctagtaagtgtcaagtgtctgaggtcggatttgaactcagctgctccttaatccagggctggtgctttatccactgtgccacctagctgcccctcttttttgttttttaattttatttttaattcatggaataaaacaagcatttccataacatagcacacaaaaaaagataattgtgcATGAAACTGCCAATCTACCATACACAATTGCTATTCTCTTCAACTCTACAACAAAATTATTACgtacatttttatcttttttttccttccctgcctcctgccctagagatggctactgtTAGAAACAAatagcatatgtgtatatgcatacatataaacacacatacatttgtGTATCTGGACATGCACGtttgcacatacatgtgtgtatgtgtatacaaatacatacatctGTCTGTATATGTGTCCAATTATTCTATACCTGCTTCtaatgatcagttctttctctgaatgcagatagcatctttcttcatgtgtCCTTTATGTTTactttggatatttataatagacaaaataactttgctcaaagtcattcttaaaacaatattgttgttatcgtatacaatgttctcttggttctgctcatttaattctgc from Dromiciops gliroides isolate mDroGli1 chromosome 6, mDroGli1.pri, whole genome shotgun sequence encodes the following:
- the LOC122731790 gene encoding solute carrier family 22 member 20-like produces the protein MGYYQVMQIILTFLCGVLLACHNFQQNFAAGVPEHHCWFQNQTGAESLSLGDDRNGDLLKVSIPMDKEGKPERCLRFTEPQWHLLNHNATEELKLETEGCLDGWVYDQNVFLSSIVIEWNLVCERKSLKSLIQTIFMGGQQAGSIVFGMLSDRFGRRTMLLWSSLMATTVGIFAAFAPTFAAYATLIFLNGASLAGITLTCLCLTLEWTPLKTRMMVHTCNSYAFSVGQMVLSGWAYLVREWNWLQFSTSVPFGIILLYSLYVSRTERQLVNRVLQESACWLIIHNKLHVAVKTLQRVARINGKKEQGRTLNPEVVMSYIQEDLAVVKTSPFLTDLVRTPGIRMTTFCIMLEWFACGFSFYGLGLDLQKFGFSIYWIQTIFALVDFPGKLLASISMSYLGRRITLIFLTLLPGTMIIISIFVPQDMSFFWMILSIIGKGGLGGAISCLYLYTQELYPTEIRQMGMSAGLFSIRFGSLLAPIVYIIGNYIPILKPLSFGIVPILSATSAYFLTETRDLSLPETIQEAENRVKKSCFLKRNTSKYGRDRPDLILPDMTQIESTV
- the LOC122731360 gene encoding succinate dehydrogenase assembly factor 2, mitochondrial-like — protein: MAAAAPAARLLALSRHALASPSVGRSLSRRFYRGDSPADSQKDMLEIPLPPWEERTDEPIETKRARLLYESRKRGMLENCILLSLFAKENLHHMTERQLNLYDRLINEPSNDWDIFYWATDAKPAPEIFENDVLVMLRDFAKNKNKEQRLRAPDLEYLFEKPT